A stretch of DNA from Bacteroidota bacterium:
TTTTATCGCAACCGTGAATCCTTGTTGCTGAGTGCCTGTACAACTAACTTGTTATTACATGTAACAACAAGCACATTTGATGTACTAACCCTGTGACAATCTATCTGATACACCTTTAAATCTGTCCTAAGCCTTATGCTCGATGTCCTCTCTCAACCCTGGCCCTGGTATATTGCCGGCCCCCTGATTGGCCTCATGGTACCGGCGCTATACATATTTGCCGGCAAAGCGTTTGGAATTTCATCCAGTTTGCGCCACGCCTGCGCCGCCGTGCTTCCCAGTAAAGCAGCATACTTCAACTACAACTGGCGCCAAAAAGGGTTATGGAATCTGATTATGGCGCTGGGCATTGTGATTGGTGGCTTTATCGCGACCACCCTGCTTGCCAATCCTAACCCCATTGCCCTGTCTGATGCCACCATTACAGATTTGTCTGCACTCGGCCTTACCAATTTTAACGGACTGGTGCCCGCTGAGATTTTCAACTGGCAAAACCTGCTGACGCCGGTTGGCTTTTTGATGCTTGTGCTGGGCGGCTTTCTCGTTGGCTTTGGTGCACGGTATGCTGGCGGTTGTACGTCTGGCCATGCAATCACCGGCTTGTCCAATTTACAGAAAGCGTCCCTGTTTGCAACGCTCGGCTTCTTCATTGGGGGCTTGCTGGTTACGCACTTTGTTTACCCTATCCTCTTTTAATTGCCATGACGATGACTACTGAATCAACCACAACGGAAGCCCCGGTGCTTCGTGCCACCGGCATGTTGATGTACCTCGCCATGGGCATTGTCTTTGGCATCATCCTCACCAAGAGTGAAGTGATTTCCTGGTTTCGCATCCAGGAGATGTTTCGTTTCCAAAGTTTTCACATGTACGGTGTGATCGGCAGTGCGGTGCTGGTTGGCGCCGTGTCAACCCTGCTGATCAAGCGTTTCGATGTCAAAACGTTGTCTGGTGACCCTATCGAGATTAACGACAAGCCGTATCAACGCGGGTACAATCAATGGTTTGGCGGCACAACGTTCGGCCTCGGCTGGGCACTCACTGGTGCGTGCCCTGGGCCCCTGTATGCTTTATTGGGCGGCGGCGTGTCTGTCATTGCTGTTGTTTTGTTTTGTGCGGCATTGGGTGCGCTGGCTTACGGCTATCTCAAGCCGTCTCTCCCCCATTAGCCGCCGGGCATCACCCTACAGCTAACAAGCCGTAGATTTTATATACTGAACCCGATACACCGATACCTCCTTTTATCCGGGCAGTGGAATCCCTACGGGCGAAGCCACGTACAACAGCTTGTCATTACAAGTAATGATCTGTTTTCGCACTGCTTTCGGCTAATATCAACATACGACCCATTTTCCTAGCTCAAAACCTGGTATGTATTTCCGACAAGTATTTGAACCCAGACTCGCACAGTACGCCTACATTATTGGATGCCAGCGTACAGGCGAAGCGATCGTTTTTGACCCACAGCGGGACATTCAGCGCTACATCGACATAGCTTCGAAAGAAGGATTGAAGATCACTGCTGTAGCTGAAACCCATATCCATGCTGATTTCCTGTCGGGTGCACGCGCATTTGCAGACGCCCACAATGTTGCCCTGTATCTGTCCGATGAAGGCGACGAAGATTGGAAATATACCTGGGCAAAACAGGCTGGATACAACTTTCATCCGTTAAAACACGGTGATATGTTCAGGATTGGCAACATTGGCTTCCAGGTCCTGCACACCCCTGGTCATACGCCGGAGCATATTTGCTTCCTTGTAACCGATTTTGGTGGCGGTGCTGATGAGCCGATGGGCATCGTGTCTGGCGACTTCGTATTTGTTGGAGATCTGGGCCGGCCTGATTTGCTGGAAACAGCCGCCGGCGTGCAAGGCGCACAAGATGCGTCAGCTGCCCGACTGTACGATTCTGTAAAACAATTTTTAACCCTGCAGGACCACTTGCAGATTTGGCCCGGACACGGAGCAGGCAGTGCATGTGGTAAAGCATTGGGCGCCGTGCCGATGTCTACCGTTGGGTATGAAAAGCAGTTTAATGCTGCTATTCAGTTCGCCCATGAAGGCCGCGCACCCTTTGTAAATGCCATCCTTGACGGACAGCCTGAACCTCCGCTCTATTTCGGACGCATGAAACGGGAAAACAAAGAAGGGCCGGCGGTTCTTCCGGCAATCCCGATACCCCGGCAAATACCAATTGCAACGCTAATGGATGCAGCGGCGGCAGACGATACGGCTATCCTGGACCTCCGCACTAACCGATCTGCATTTATGCAGCAACATGTGCCGAAGGCCTTGTTTGCACCCCTCAATAATTCTTTCCCTACCGTCGCCGGCTCGTATATCAGGCCCAATGAGGCGGTATACCTTGTGGTAAAATCTTCAGCAGACGTACGCGAAGCGGTAGACAACCTGGTGCGTATCGGGATTGACAACATCGCCGGCTACACGCTTGCACAAGAGCTTGCCTCTGCATCAAATTTGTCTCAGATCCGGGAAATTGCGATTACGGACCTCGACATTTCCGGACGCGCAAACAATGCCGTGCTAGATGTACGTCGCAAAGCCGAGTTCGATGAAGGTCACATCCCAGAGGCCATCAACATTGCGCATACACGCCTGCTCGACCGGCTGGATGAGCTTTCCGAAGACACAACATATTTCGTGCACTGCAAAAGTGGCGGACGAGCAGCACTGGCCAGTGCCATGCTGAAGCGAGCCGGCCACGATGTCGTTTATGTAAACGGATTGTACGCTGAATGGGCAAAACACAATAGAGAAGAAGCTGACCAGTCGCTGGCAGCCTGATACACGCCAGCGGTTGTTCACCTTTATAACTAACCGCGATTAGACTACGAAAAACCATGTCTGCATGGTATCGGAAGTATAACAAGACGGATGCCGGCGGCGACTTGCTCGCCGGACTCACCGTGGGGATCATGCTGATCCCGCAGGGGATGGCGTATGCCATGCTCGCGGGGATGCCCCCCATCCACGGTCTGTATGCCTCCCTCCTCCCCCTCGTAGTTTACGCCTTCCTCGGTACCTCCCGCCAGCTCTCAGCAGGCACGGTTGCTATTGACAGCTTGCTGGTGGTTTTTGCGCTCCGCAGTTTTGCAACCCCGGGCACGGATCACTATATCCAGATCGCGTTTATGTTTGCCGCCATGGTCGGCCTGATCCATATTGCGTTCTCGATAGGGCGGATGGGGTTTCTGGTTAACCTGTTGTCGCGGCCTGTCATCCTGGGTTTTATTTCTGCCGCAGCTACCATTATAGGCTTCAGCCAGCTGTCCAATATCATGGGACTCTCCTTCCCGCGAGCAGAACGCATCATTATTGTACTGATCGAAGCCGGCCGCAATATAGCAGATACCCACATACTCTCGCTTGGCATCGGCCTCGCCGGCATTGTGCTACTCCTGTCCCTGAAGCGGTTTATTCCAAAATTTCCAGCGGCCCTGCTGGCAGTAGGGCTCAGCATTCTGGCTACCTGGTATTTCAGGTTGGACCAGTATGGCGTGCGTATTCTTGGCGACATCCCAACAGGGCTACCGGGGCTCGTTATTCCGATTTTCGACCTCAATCTTGCGGGCCAGCTGTTTGTGAGTGCGCTCACCCTTGCCCTTATCCAGTTTACCAATGTGGTATCGCTCGGCAAGTACTATGCGTCCATCAACAACCACAGTATCAATCCGAACAGGGAGCTGTTTGCCATTGGTATGGCAAACCTCGTCGGGAGTTTTTTCCAGAGTTATGCCGTTTCCGGTGGTTTTTCGCGCTCAGCGGTTAACAACGAAGCTGGTGCACGGACGCCCATGGCAAACCTGGTAGCCGCTACCCTCGTTGCCTTGACACTCCTCTTTCTTACACCAATTTTCTACTACTTGCCCGTCCCGATCCTTGCATCCATCATTATGGTAGCCGCTTTTGGTATGATCAACATCTCCGGGATTCGCAACCTCTACAAGATGAAACGCAGCGATGGACACCTTGCCCTTATGACTTTTATTGTCACGCTGGTGCTTGGACTGCAAAAAGGTATTCTCATTGGTATTGCTGCCTCGGTTGTCGTAGTGATGTACCGGATTAGCAGACCCAACGTCGCTGTCCTGGGCAATCTCCCGGGCACACGTTCTTTTAGAGATGTAGAGATTTTTGAAGAGGCCAAATTGATTGCCGGCATCCTCATCCTCCGCGTTGACGCCTCTTTCTCTTATGCCAATGCAGATTACCTGAAAGAACTCATTGTTCATATCTGCGATTTGCCAAAGAATACGGATATCCACTCCGTTATTATCGATGCCAGTGCAGCCAATGACCTCGACACCACCGCTGTTGAGGCGCTGTTCTCTGTTGTAGAGCAACTGGATGAGCGTGAGATTGGTCTGTACTTTACTGGTGTGCACGGCTCGGTGAGTGGCGTAATCAGGCGATCAGGATTGGAAAAGCGTCTTGGAGAGGACCATTTCTTCCTCAGTCCTTACCGGGCTGTGCAGCACATACAGTGCGAAAAGGGCATTTCGCAGATCAGCGAACGTGAAATAATTCAGGCAGCCAGCCTGACCGGGTCGCTGCCGGCGCCTGTTACGAACCCTGATTAAATTTGGGGGCAAACTCGCGCAACGGCATGCTGTTGTGTTTGCCTTTCTCACCATCACGAACCAGTTCGAGCTCGTAAGACACTTTATCCGTTCTATAATACCGGCGCTGAAAATAGACGGGCTTGTCGTGGGTTGTCATGGAAGTCCGTTCGATGAGAAAAAGCGCAAGCCCTTCGCGCACATGAAGCTGCTCAGCCAGAAAACGATCGGCATTTACAGCCCCGAGTCTATAGTGACCACGCAGTACCTCAATTTCGTAGTCTTCTTCGAGGACCCGATAAATCGTTTCATTTTCCAGGTCTGATCCTTCGAGTAACTGCCCGTAAAACGCCGGCAACCAGGTGCGGTCAAATGCGATAGGTTCACCGTTGCCCAAACGCAAGCGCTCCAACACGACGACCTTTTTTCCAGATGACAGGTTGAGCTTTTCCGCTATCGCATCCGGACAAGGTACCGTATCGTGCGACACAATTACGGAAGTGGCCGCAAGACCAGCCTGTTGCATGTCCTCCACAAAACTGGTGAGGCGCACCATGTCCTGCGAAACGCGATTGTCAGCAACAAATGCCCCCAATCCCTGCCGGCGAAATATCAAACCTTCACTTTCCAAGGTCTGCAACGCTCGCCTAACCGTAATCCGGCTCACGCCAAACTGCTCACAAATCTGGTTTTCAGACAAAAGCTGGTCGTTAGGCGCATAGACACCGCCATCGATTCGCTCTCGAATCCAGTTGCTAATCTGTTCATGCCGTGGTTTTCCCGACGCAAGCATACCCACTCCTTTTGTGTACTATTTGTTCAAGGTACGGACGTGGTAACTAAATAGAAAACATGTAATTACAAGTAATCAACTTGTTCAATGCGAACGCCTTTATTGGAAAAAATCATTATTGCATTACGTATGCAATCGGTTTGTATCGTCTAACGTAGAAGTCCAGTACTTTTTTCTGCTTGATTTGGGTTAATGCCATGATGGGTATCTGGACCGTTTTACGCCCCCTGATCACCTGGCGTGTGCTGGCCCATGCCACTCGACTTCCATACCGGATGGCACTTGGGGGGGACATTGTCTAATTTGGCTGCTATTAAAAAGTGGGCTGGCATGCAGATATATTCGTTCATGAACGCCAGGAATCGCATCTTGTAAGCCCAATCTGTATATTCATCGGACACAATGATGAATACCAAGATGAAGCGCAGAACCTTCCTCAGACGCACTGCATTCGCAAGTTGTACCAGTATGATCCCAGTTTCATTGCTGGTTCCCCAACCTATTGCTACCCACCAATTGGCCCGTCCGGAGCTTCTCCAACTCCTGGACGACCCGGATGCTGTTGCAGCCATAGGAGAAGCCTACCTTGCTTCATCTCCAGATCCGCACACAGTAACATCGCTCACAAGCCTGCTAGAACGCCGGCTCGGATCGCTCCGCTTACAAGCACTGCCAGATGCGATTTCAGCGCGTGTTAAACACGACTTTGCAACAGGTTACACCTGTCAGCTCAACGGCTGGATTCTCGCAGAAACCGAAGCGATGCAATGTGCACTCTTTAGCCTCACCAGGGTATAAACAAAGCACCCCACCCCCATGCATACTGATGCGCGTACCCTTGATGACCACAGTGTCATTGAAGGAGATATTTGTATCGTTGGCGCAGGCGCTGCCGGCATCAGCATGGCCCTCGAATGGGCCAATACCGCTTACAACGTGATTCTCCTCGAAGGAGGTGGATTTAATGTTGAGTCTGATATCCAGAACTTGTACGCCGGCGAAAGCGTTGGCCAGCGGTATTTCCCGCTCCAATCAGCCCGACTGCACTTCTTTGGTGGCACTACGGGGCATTGGGCCGGCTGGTCAGCACCATATGACCCGCAAGATTTTGCATACCGCCCCTGGATCCCGCACAGCGGCTGGCCTATCTCGCGTAACGATCTCGACCCATACTACAACAGGGCATCCGAGATTGTAGAATTGCAGAAATACTCTTTTGATATCGATGCGTACATAGGCAATGATCCCGAACTGGTAAAACTCCCTTTCGAAGACTCCCCTGTGTGGACCAAAATGTGGCAATTGAGTCCACCGACACGTTTTGGCAAAAAGTACAGGCAGGCTATTGTCGATTCCCCCAACATTCATCTATACACCCACGCCAACGTTTGTAATATTGAGGCAAACGAGTCCGTATCAGCGGTAAAGCAGGTCGAAATCAGAGACCTGAACGGGAAATCACACGCTGTGCGTGCGCGCAGATTTGTGTTGGCCTGTGGGGCAATGCAAAATGCGCGGTTGCTGCTTGCTTCCAACAAACAGGCAACCGCCGGCCTGGGCAACACCAATGACCTCGTAGGTCGCTACTTCATGGAACACCTGGAAGTAGATTCTGCCCGGTTTTTACTCCCAAACCCGGGCCCGATGAAACTGTACACCGTAGATCTCTTTATTTCCAAATTTTTTGGCGAGCTCTCATTAACCGCTGAGAAACAGGAAGCCTTGAAGAGCCTCAACTGTACAGGCTCTCTGCGTCCTGTTCCCCTTTCAGAATCTCCGTTAAGCATAGAGCGATATCCGGAAGACGCCGCAGAAACGATTCGTATGTTCGAATCCCTTGAGATACAGGCTGCAAGCGGC
This window harbors:
- a CDS encoding YeeE/YedE thiosulfate transporter family protein encodes the protein MLDVLSQPWPWYIAGPLIGLMVPALYIFAGKAFGISSSLRHACAAVLPSKAAYFNYNWRQKGLWNLIMALGIVIGGFIATTLLANPNPIALSDATITDLSALGLTNFNGLVPAEIFNWQNLLTPVGFLMLVLGGFLVGFGARYAGGCTSGHAITGLSNLQKASLFATLGFFIGGLLVTHFVYPILF
- a CDS encoding DUF6691 family protein — encoded protein: MTTESTTTEAPVLRATGMLMYLAMGIVFGIILTKSEVISWFRIQEMFRFQSFHMYGVIGSAVLVGAVSTLLIKRFDVKTLSGDPIEINDKPYQRGYNQWFGGTTFGLGWALTGACPGPLYALLGGGVSVIAVVLFCAALGALAYGYLKPSLPH
- a CDS encoding MBL fold metallo-hydrolase, which gives rise to MYFRQVFEPRLAQYAYIIGCQRTGEAIVFDPQRDIQRYIDIASKEGLKITAVAETHIHADFLSGARAFADAHNVALYLSDEGDEDWKYTWAKQAGYNFHPLKHGDMFRIGNIGFQVLHTPGHTPEHICFLVTDFGGGADEPMGIVSGDFVFVGDLGRPDLLETAAGVQGAQDASAARLYDSVKQFLTLQDHLQIWPGHGAGSACGKALGAVPMSTVGYEKQFNAAIQFAHEGRAPFVNAILDGQPEPPLYFGRMKRENKEGPAVLPAIPIPRQIPIATLMDAAAADDTAILDLRTNRSAFMQQHVPKALFAPLNNSFPTVAGSYIRPNEAVYLVVKSSADVREAVDNLVRIGIDNIAGYTLAQELASASNLSQIREIAITDLDISGRANNAVLDVRRKAEFDEGHIPEAINIAHTRLLDRLDELSEDTTYFVHCKSGGRAALASAMLKRAGHDVVYVNGLYAEWAKHNREEADQSLAA
- the sulP gene encoding sulfate permease, whose amino-acid sequence is MSAWYRKYNKTDAGGDLLAGLTVGIMLIPQGMAYAMLAGMPPIHGLYASLLPLVVYAFLGTSRQLSAGTVAIDSLLVVFALRSFATPGTDHYIQIAFMFAAMVGLIHIAFSIGRMGFLVNLLSRPVILGFISAAATIIGFSQLSNIMGLSFPRAERIIIVLIEAGRNIADTHILSLGIGLAGIVLLLSLKRFIPKFPAALLAVGLSILATWYFRLDQYGVRILGDIPTGLPGLVIPIFDLNLAGQLFVSALTLALIQFTNVVSLGKYYASINNHSINPNRELFAIGMANLVGSFFQSYAVSGGFSRSAVNNEAGARTPMANLVAATLVALTLLFLTPIFYYLPVPILASIIMVAAFGMINISGIRNLYKMKRSDGHLALMTFIVTLVLGLQKGILIGIAASVVVVMYRISRPNVAVLGNLPGTRSFRDVEIFEEAKLIAGILILRVDASFSYANADYLKELIVHICDLPKNTDIHSVIIDASAANDLDTTAVEALFSVVEQLDEREIGLYFTGVHGSVSGVIRRSGLEKRLGEDHFFLSPYRAVQHIQCEKGISQISEREIIQAASLTGSLPAPVTNPD
- a CDS encoding GntR family transcriptional regulator: MLASGKPRHEQISNWIRERIDGGVYAPNDQLLSENQICEQFGVSRITVRRALQTLESEGLIFRRQGLGAFVADNRVSQDMVRLTSFVEDMQQAGLAATSVIVSHDTVPCPDAIAEKLNLSSGKKVVVLERLRLGNGEPIAFDRTWLPAFYGQLLEGSDLENETIYRVLEEDYEIEVLRGHYRLGAVNADRFLAEQLHVREGLALFLIERTSMTTHDKPVYFQRRYYRTDKVSYELELVRDGEKGKHNSMPLREFAPKFNQGS
- a CDS encoding GMC family oxidoreductase: MHTDARTLDDHSVIEGDICIVGAGAAGISMALEWANTAYNVILLEGGGFNVESDIQNLYAGESVGQRYFPLQSARLHFFGGTTGHWAGWSAPYDPQDFAYRPWIPHSGWPISRNDLDPYYNRASEIVELQKYSFDIDAYIGNDPELVKLPFEDSPVWTKMWQLSPPTRFGKKYRQAIVDSPNIHLYTHANVCNIEANESVSAVKQVEIRDLNGKSHAVRARRFVLACGAMQNARLLLASNKQATAGLGNTNDLVGRYFMEHLEVDSARFLLPNPGPMKLYTVDLFISKFFGELSLTAEKQEALKSLNCTGSLRPVPLSESPLSIERYPEDAAETIRMFESLEIQAASGNSMLIDHSKIKVYSMHTRLEQAPNPNSRIGLSQDKDALGVPRTKLDWQLTKLDKHSIRSFYETVGEEAGRLGIGRVQLNDWLLSDDPMWPRHLAGGWHHMGTTRMHTDPKQGVVDSNCQVHGIQNLYMAGSSAFTTAGAANPTLTVIALSLRLSDYLKQIIDKN